From a region of the Buteo buteo chromosome 7, bButBut1.hap1.1, whole genome shotgun sequence genome:
- the MYL10 gene encoding myosin regulatory light chain 10, protein MAPKKAKKKIEGGSNVFSMFEQTQIQEFKEAFTIMDQNRDGFIDKADLRDTFAALGRLNVKNEELEDMVKEAPGPINFTVFLTMFGEKLKGTDPEETILNAFKIFDPEGKGHIKADYIKEMLMTQADRFSQEEIKQMFAAFPPDVSGNLDYKNLCYVITHGEEKD, encoded by the exons atg GCtccaaaaaaggcaaagaagaagATAGAAGGTGGTTCCAATGTATTCTCTATGTTTGAACAAACCCAGATCCAGGAGTTCAAAGAG GCTTTTACCATCATGGATCAGAACAGGGACGGCTTTATTGACAAAGCAGACTTGAGAGACACATTTGCTGCACTAG GTCGTCTGAATGTCAAGAATGAAGAGCTTGAAGACATGGTGAAGGAGGCGCCAGGTCCTATTAACTTCACTGTCTTCCTTACTATGTTTGGGGAAAAGCTGAAAG gCACAGACCCAGAAGAAACCATTCTGAATGCTTTTAAGATTTTCGACCCAGAAGGAAAAGGCCACATAAAGGCAGACTA CATCAAAGAAATGCTTATGACACAGGCAGACCGGTTCAGTCAAGAAGAG ATCAAGCAGATGTTTGCTGCTTTCCCTCCAGATGTCTCTGGTAATCTTGACTATAAGAACCTCTGTTACGTTATCACCCATGGTGAGGAGAAAGACTAA